A stretch of the Cucurbita pepo subsp. pepo cultivar mu-cu-16 chromosome LG16, ASM280686v2, whole genome shotgun sequence genome encodes the following:
- the LOC111776789 gene encoding uncharacterized protein LOC111776789 isoform X2, which yields MESNISLIEVAGEDDSLLQQIPEDDLLDLEREMDGATARNSGFFLCSPLLTNRSIGAISSSSTASAADHTDKENINANDIEGPNLSIMPQQMKRKKKAGGYNLRKSLAWNKAFFTEEGVLDSMELSMITGSTNTLGAIDEEIPATPGGGSYNDLSFQDKLFKDTSTSTPIGDRKNGRCLLPKRGSSTKDNVKLLKELSAKDLNRSGSKRGSCPRPVASSSVKRPTTTNATKTMNKEERTSRIPVPKRDSTIIPRAPRNAATIRASDAKSNQVAQRGNQVAQRVVSNPKMTTSKGSSMNAIRALNKDVNASKSLKAKNSIQQPGKLANPVLKVNSSRCQHESVDPNEGLKARENSLISKPLPSNDDGTKKVSASITQNAPPDGRSMLNPTQMPKPSGLRMPSPSMGFFGQKKVSSFQSVPPDASELHDLSKSSIPNVRIRGPSNPICQLATLVPRNVVKANHGEASGETKVVSYLSSGSSIEPVSHYRAKSALKVANIHLGKVDVIGASTMNKALSAHGLVKPDVLSLSNPVLEHLGDVSRIDHEIKDQLAGDSTKSYLDETNESCSQGMQNALDDQLRGAKHCNEQSSEQVEVPNSSNCKIERTSSDHQKVGIGTCNSLKRSRTSIEFDHGTFEDVSNDSNGWESCSFDQDEDLETRKMRILRTRKAEPSDVDHFISNECDNAMQTATELSNSDSMLIDDENPTGPILNNKSLQGNGCSLASQNEFLTKESNDICENKVDSDYDLSSIPHSTADVCNNCTDEMVDIVSDMQQNHTSLETEGYQNDRGDVEIACNADVAETLLISRDFHSSDTENQLYEAHIRIESEHVQNEDKQNSLVQSSVNDCCIDLVDVSPKNNQGKCSIDDLLHRSNSEEIITASVVDSSDVCTSEGLSNCNQMASPKDNSSIHEETHDTRTGDNILESRELEASLRSSSCSTAKSSEDDKSGEGTSETMSKITSESRMTCNDQSFCSPTKDLGSSIPNDDTLSSENVQQYAGTKELDNHKSPEMNEMCGTYNDNAQSEATTCNDSLFCSPTKDLGSSVPNDDILSRENVEQCMETKELENHNSPEMNGNLLHQNENEFNSEMDHLLNTEMCSTSNDNAQSKAKTTCNDSSFCSPTKDLDSSVPHDDILYMEAKELENHRSPEMNENELNSEIDHLVDTETSGTNDNSQSMELKSEGIGKQNVGRIKTSTNAVPFSEEWLAAIEAAGEEILTMKTGAVQNSPPDKSKPEPGPWSPVKRKNNQEIGPFDCTKCTNASQLHESS from the exons ATGGAGTCCAATATTTCTCTCATTGAAGTTGCCGGAGAAGACGATTCTCTACTGCAACAGATTCCAGAAGACGATCTTTTAGACCTCGAACGGGAGATGGACGGCGCTACAGCGAGAAACAGCGGCTTCTTCTTGTGTTCGCCTCTCTTAACTAACAGATCCATCGGCGCCATTTCTAGTTCTTCTACTGCTTCAGCAGCTG ATCATActgataaagaaaatattaatgcaAACGATATAGAAGGTCCCAATCTTAGTATTATGCCGCAACaaatgaagaggaagaagaaggctgGAGGATATAATTTGCGGAAAAGCTTAGCATGGAACAAAGCTTTCTTCACCGAAGAAG GAGTCTTGGATTCCATGGAGCTATCAATGATCACTGGTAGTACTAATACATTGGGAGCAATCGACGAAGAAATACCAGCGACGCCTGGTGGTGGCTCTTACAATGATTTATCGTTTCAAGATAAATTATTCAAGGATACGTCAACCAGTACTCCCATTGGTGACAGAAAGAACGGCCGTTGCTTGTTGCCAAAGCGTGGTTCATCAACTAAAGATAAT GTCAAGTTGTTGAAGGAGCTATCAGCCAAAGATCTCAATCGGAGTGGATCAAAACGTGGAAGCTGTCCGCGACCTGTGGCCTCGTCGTC TGTCAAAAGGCCTACAACCACAAATGCAACAAAAACTATGAACAAAGAAGAGAGAACTTCCAGAATTCCAGTTCCAAAACGTGATTCTACTATCATCCCTAGGGCTCCAAGGAATGCTGCTACTATACGTGCAAGTGACGCAAAGAGTAATCAGGTTGCTCAAAGAGGCAATCAGGTTGCTCAAAGAG TTGTAAGTAATCCCAAAATGACTACGTCAAAGGGCTCGTCCATGAATGCAATAAGGGCTTTAAACAAGGATGTTAATGCAAGCAAATCTCTGAAGGCTAAAAACTCAATTCAACAACCGGGAAAATTG GCCAATCCAGTATTAAAAGTGAATTCCTCTCGTTGCCAACACGAGTCTGTCGATCCAAATGAGGGGTTAAAGGCGAGGGAAAATTCCTTGATTTCAAAACCTCTTCCTTCAAATGATGATGGCACCAAGAAAGTTTCTGCTTCCATTACTCAAAATGCTCCCCCTGATGGTCGCAGCATGCTTAATCCGACCCAAATGCCAAAGCCATCTGGTTTACGAATGCCATCACCGTCCATGGGATTTTTCGGGCAG AAAAAGGTTTCTTCATTCCAAAGCGTGCCCCCTGATGCTTCAGAATTGCACGACCTTTCCAAATCGAGCATTCCTAATGTGAGAATACGTGGTCCTTCAAACCCTATTTGTCAGTTGGCAACACTTGTACCTAGGAACGTTGTGAAAGCAAACCATGGTGAGGCTTCTGGAGAAACTAAGGTAGTTTCGTACTTAAGTTCGGGTAGTTCAATAGAACCTGTTTCCCATTATAGAGCGAAGTCCGCCTTGAAAGTAGCCAACATTCATTTAGGGAAAGTGGATGTGATCGGCGCTTCTACAATGAACAAGGCTTTGAGCGCCCATGGACTGGTGAAGCCTGATGTTCTGTCGCTTTCTAATCCTGTGTTGGAACATCTTGGAGATGTATCTAGAATAGATCATGAGATTAAGGACCAATTAGCTGGTGACTCTACCAAATCATATCTTGATGAAACGAACGAAAGCTGCTCACAAGGTATGCAAAATGCTCTTGATGATCAGTTAAGGGGTGCAAAACATTGCAATGAACAATCTTCCGAGCAAGTTGAGGTTCCAAACTCTTCTAACTGCAAGATTGAACGAACTTCTTCTGATCACCAAAAAGTAGGAATTGGAACTTGCAATTCACTCAAGAGAAGTAGAACTTCAATAGAATTTGACCATGGTACATTTGAAGATGTTAGTAACGATTCTAACGGTTGGGAGAGCTGTTCATTTGATCAGGATGAAGATTTGGAAACTCGTAAAATGAGAATATTACGGACAAGAAAAGCAGAACCATCTGACGTCGACCACTTCATTTCAAATGAATGCGACAACGCTATGCAGACCGCTACTGAATTGTCTAATTCAGACTCAATGCTTATTGATGATGAAAATCCAACTGGtccaattttgaataataaatcatTACAAGGAAACGGCTGTTCTCTAGCCTCCCAGAACGAGTTTTTGACAAAAGAAAGCAATGACATCTGTGAAAATAAAGTGGATAGTGATTACGATCTTTCTTCTATTCCACATTCAACAGCAGATGTTTGCAACAATTGTACAGATGAGATGGTAGACATTGTATCTGATATGCAGCAGAATCACACTTCCTTGGAAACAGAAGGGTATCAGAATGATCGTGGTGATGTAGAAATTGCCTGCAACGCTGACGTTGCTGAAACTCTACTAATAAGCCGAGACTTTCATTCAAGTGATACAGAAAATCAGCTGTATGAAGCCCACATACGCATTGAATCCGAACATGTACAAAATGAAGACAAACAAAATTCTCTTGTTCAATCATCAGTTAATGATTGTTGCATTGACCTGGTAGACGTTTCCCCAAAAAACAACCAAGGGAAGTGCTCTATTGATGACTTGTTGCATAGAAGCAATTCTGAAGAAATTATCACTGCTAGTGTCGTTGATAGTTCTGATGTATGCACGTCGGAAGGGCTTAGTAATTGTAATCAGATGGCATCACCCAAGGATAATAGCAGTATACATGAGGAGACACATGATACAAGGACGGGTGACAACATTTTAGAGTCACGGGAGCTCGAAGCATCATTAAGAAGTTCAAGTTGTTCAACTGCTAAATCATCCGAGGATGACAAAAGTGGTGAAGGTACATCTGAAACAATGAGTAAAATAACTTCCGAATCAAGAATGACATGCAATGATCAGTCATTTTGTTCGCCAACTAAAGATTTGGGTTCATCAATACCCAACGATGACACATTGTCTAGTGAAAATGTTCAACAGTATGCGGGAACTAAGGAATTGGACAATCACAAGTCTCCAGAGATGAATGAAATGTGCGGTACATACAATGACAATGCACAATCAGAAGCGACAACTTGCAACGATTCATTATTTTGTTCACCGACTAAAGATTTGGGTTCATCGGTACCCAATGATGACATATTGTCCAGGGAAAATGTTGAACAGTGTATGGAAACTAAAGAACTGGAGAACCACAATTCTCCAGAGATGAATGGAAACCTACtacatcaaaatgaaaatgagttCAACAGTGAAATGGATCACTTACTAAACACCGAAATGTGCAGCACATCCAACGACAATGCTCAATCGAAAGCAAAAACGACTTGCAACGATTCATCATTTTGTTCACCGACTAAAGATTTGGATTCATCAGTACCCCATGATGATATATTGTATATGGAAGCTAAAGAACTGGAGAACCACAGGTCTCCagagatgaatgaaaatgaGCTCAACAGTGAAATCGATCACCTCGTAGACACTGAAACGTCTGGTACAAACGACAATTCACAATCAATGGAGCT AAAGTCTGAGGGTATTGGGAAGCAAAATGTTGGGAGAATTAAAACTTCAACAAATGCTGTTCCATTTTCTGAAGAATGGTTGGCTGCAATTGAAGCTGCTGGAGAG
- the LOC111776853 gene encoding uncharacterized protein LOC111776853 isoform X2, which produces MQQRSSTSSSFRATTDDHCSIIFSPAQEPQGRCSPETRSMDDSSGSILPVSDPSCRKRDHNSRYKFSERWIHLIPLILLLVLFILWWSSYPVNLVINDGGIKAVYASEFPEAPKYIDHVELAILGDAGMHIASSPLNLTSVGARDLRTPAK; this is translated from the exons ATGCAGCAGAGATCTTCGACTTCGAGTTCGTTTCGAGCAACAACTGACGATCATTGTAGCATAATCTTCAGCCCGGCACAAGAGCCACAAGGAAGATGCTCTCCAGAAACAAGATCAATGGACGATTCCAGCGGTAGTATTCTTCCAGTTTCCGATCCTTCGTGTCGGAAGCGAGATCACAATTCGCGATACAAATTCTCGGAGAGGTGGATTCATTTGATTCCTTTGATTCTGCTCCTCGTCCTCTTCATTCTCTGGTGGTCATCTTATCCAG TGAATTTGGTGATCAACGATGGAGGAATTAAAGCAGTTTATGCAAGTGAGTTTCCGGAGGCGCCGAAGTACATTGATCATGTCGAACTTGCCATCTTAGGAGATGCCGGAATGCACATTGCTTCGAGTCCTCTGAATCTAACCAGCGTTGGCGCTCGAGATTTACGGACACCAG CGAAATGA
- the LOC111776853 gene encoding uncharacterized protein LOC111776853 isoform X1: MQQRSSTSSSFRATTDDHCSIIFSPAQEPQGRCSPETRSMDDSSGSILPVSDPSCRKRDHNSRYKFSERWIHLIPLILLLVLFILWWSSYPVNLVINDGGIKAVYASEFPEAPKYIDHVELAILGDAGMHIASSPLNLTSVGARDLRTPELLELKRGNVKSRDKIVLLLKVEMHTQY, from the exons ATGCAGCAGAGATCTTCGACTTCGAGTTCGTTTCGAGCAACAACTGACGATCATTGTAGCATAATCTTCAGCCCGGCACAAGAGCCACAAGGAAGATGCTCTCCAGAAACAAGATCAATGGACGATTCCAGCGGTAGTATTCTTCCAGTTTCCGATCCTTCGTGTCGGAAGCGAGATCACAATTCGCGATACAAATTCTCGGAGAGGTGGATTCATTTGATTCCTTTGATTCTGCTCCTCGTCCTCTTCATTCTCTGGTGGTCATCTTATCCAG TGAATTTGGTGATCAACGATGGAGGAATTAAAGCAGTTTATGCAAGTGAGTTTCCGGAGGCGCCGAAGTACATTGATCATGTCGAACTTGCCATCTTAGGAGATGCCGGAATGCACATTGCTTCGAGTCCTCTGAATCTAACCAGCGTTGGCGCTCGAGATTTACGGACACCAG AGTTATTGGAACTTAAAAGAGGCAATGTCAAGAGCCGAGACAAAATCGTACTATTGCTCAAGGTTGAAATGCACACTCAATACTGA
- the LOC111776832 gene encoding probable serine/threonine-protein kinase PBL5, with the protein MGCFRHSKKQRKKFDSNSPISSGNLEADLRVKTGEEVKEQTRENDQLASNITREVSSKAKTNEEIEKFTFHELVEATRNFKSDCFLGEGGFGKVYKGHLIRIDQVVAIKQLDRNGLQGVREFVVEVLTLSLADHPNLVKLLGYCAERDERLLVYEFMPLGSLDKHLHDLPPGKNVLDWNTRMKIAVGAARGLEYLHNKMRPAVIYRDLKCSNILLGEGYWPKLSDFGLAKVGPSGDNTHVSTRVMGTYGYCAPDYAMTGQLTFKCDIYSFGVVLLELITGRKVIDYTRPPKELSLVTWARPLFRDRKRFLIMADPRLDGQFPVRGLYQALAIAAMCVQEQPTQRPVISEVVSALDFLASQKFTQKRG; encoded by the exons ATGGGATGCTTTCGCCACAgcaaaaaacagaggaaaaaatTCGACAGCAATTCACCCATTTCTTCAGGTAattt AGAAGCGGATTTGAGAGTAAAAacaggggaagaagtaaaagaGCAGACTCGTGAAAATGACCAGCTGGCGTCAAATATAACCAGAGAGGTTTCCAGTAAAGCAAAAACGAACGAAGAGATAGAAAAATTTACCTTCCACGAACTTGTAGAAGCAACgagaaatttcaagtctgaTTGCTTTCTGGGTGAAGGAGGCTTCGGTAAAGTTTACAAGGGCCATTTGATAAGAATCGACCAg GTTGTAGCTATAAAACAACTCGACCGGAATGGGCTTCAAGGGGTAAGAGAATTCGTGGTGGAAGTATTGACGTTAAGTTTGGCCGATCACCCAAATCTTGTAAAATTGTTAGGATACTGTGCAGAACGAGATGAACGACTGTTGGTTTATGAGTTCATGCCATTAGGCTCATTGGACAAACATTTACACG ATCTTCCACCCGGCAAAAACGTGCTTGATTGGAATACGAGAATGAAGATAGCCGTGGGCGCAGCGAGAGGGTTGGAGTATTTGCACAACAAAATGAGGCCAGCAGTTATATATAGAGATCTAAAATGCTCGAACATTTTGCTGGGTGAAGGGTATTGGCCAAAGCTCTCGGATTTTGGGTTAGCCAAAGTGGGTCCAAGTGGAGATAACACCCACGTTTCTACTAGAGTCATGGGAACCTATGGATATTGTGCGCCCGATTATGCAATGACAGGCCAATTGACGTTCAAATGCGATATCTATAGCTTTGGAGTTGTTCTCTTGGAGCTCATCACAGGAAGGAAAGTCATCGACTATACAAGACCTCCGAAGGAGCTGAGTTTGGTGACATGG GCAAGACCATTGTTCCGAGATCGAAAGAGGTTCTTGATAATGGCGGACCCGAGGCTCGATGGTCAATTTCCTGTAAGAGGATTGTATCAAGCTCTTGCCATTGCAGCCATGTGTGTGCAGGAGCAACCAACTCAGAGGCCAGTAATTTCAGAAGTGGTCTCGGCTTTAGATTTTCTTGCTTCTCAAAAATTTACTCAAAAGAGGGGTTAG
- the LOC111776789 gene encoding uncharacterized protein LOC111776789 isoform X1: protein MESNISLIEVAGEDDSLLQQIPEDDLLDLEREMDGATARNSGFFLCSPLLTNRSIGAISSSSTASAADHTDKENINANDIEGPNLSIMPQQMKRKKKAGGYNLRKSLAWNKAFFTEEGVLDSMELSMITGSTNTLGAIDEEIPATPGGGSYNDLSFQDKLFKDTSTSTPIGDRKNGRCLLPKRGSSTKDNVKLLKELSAKDLNRSGSKRGSCPRPVASSSVKRPTTTNATKTMNKEERTSRIPVPKRDSTIIPRAPRNAATIRASDAKSNQVAQRGNQVAQRVVSNPKMTTSKGSSMNAIRALNKDVNASKSLKAKNSIQQPGKLANPVLKVNSSRCQHESVDPNEGLKARENSLISKPLPSNDDGTKKVSASITQNAPPDGRSMLNPTQMPKPSGLRMPSPSMGFFGQKKVSSFQSVPPDASELHDLSKSSIPNVRIRGPSNPICQLATLVPRNVVKANHGEASGETKVVSYLSSGSSIEPVSHYRAKSALKVANIHLGKVDVIGASTMNKALSAHGLVKPDVLSLSNPVLEHLGDVSRIDHEIKDQLAGDSTKSYLDETNESCSQGMQNALDDQLRGAKHCNEQSSEQVEVPNSSNCKIERTSSDHQKVGIGTCNSLKRSRTSIEFDHGTFEDVSNDSNGWESCSFDQDEDLETRKMRILRTRKAEPSDVDHFISNECDNAMQTATELSNSDSMLIDDENPTGPILNNKSLQGNGCSLASQNEFLTKESNDICENKVDSDYDLSSIPHSTADVCNNCTDEMVDIVSDMQQNHTSLETEGYQNDRGDVEIACNADVAETLLISRDFHSSDTENQLYEAHIRIESEHVQNEDKQNSLVQSSVNDCCIDLVDVSPKNNQGKCSIDDLLHRSNSEEIITASVVDSSDVCTSEGLSNCNQMASPKDNSSIHEETHDTRTGDNILESRELEASLRSSSCSTAKSSEDDKSGEGTSETMSKITSESRMTCNDQSFCSPTKDLGSSIPNDDTLSSENVQQYAGTKELDNHKSPEMNEMCGTYNDNAQSEATTCNDSLFCSPTKDLGSSVPNDDILSRENVEQCMETKELENHNSPEMNGNLLHQNENEFNSEMDHLLNTEMCSTSNDNAQSKAKTTCNDSSFCSPTKDLDSSVPHDDILYMEAKELENHRSPEMNENELNSEIDHLVDTETSGTNDNSQSMELRKSEGIGKQNVGRIKTSTNAVPFSEEWLAAIEAAGEEILTMKTGAVQNSPPDKSKPEPGPWSPVKRKNNQEIGPFDCTKCTNASQLHESS from the exons ATGGAGTCCAATATTTCTCTCATTGAAGTTGCCGGAGAAGACGATTCTCTACTGCAACAGATTCCAGAAGACGATCTTTTAGACCTCGAACGGGAGATGGACGGCGCTACAGCGAGAAACAGCGGCTTCTTCTTGTGTTCGCCTCTCTTAACTAACAGATCCATCGGCGCCATTTCTAGTTCTTCTACTGCTTCAGCAGCTG ATCATActgataaagaaaatattaatgcaAACGATATAGAAGGTCCCAATCTTAGTATTATGCCGCAACaaatgaagaggaagaagaaggctgGAGGATATAATTTGCGGAAAAGCTTAGCATGGAACAAAGCTTTCTTCACCGAAGAAG GAGTCTTGGATTCCATGGAGCTATCAATGATCACTGGTAGTACTAATACATTGGGAGCAATCGACGAAGAAATACCAGCGACGCCTGGTGGTGGCTCTTACAATGATTTATCGTTTCAAGATAAATTATTCAAGGATACGTCAACCAGTACTCCCATTGGTGACAGAAAGAACGGCCGTTGCTTGTTGCCAAAGCGTGGTTCATCAACTAAAGATAAT GTCAAGTTGTTGAAGGAGCTATCAGCCAAAGATCTCAATCGGAGTGGATCAAAACGTGGAAGCTGTCCGCGACCTGTGGCCTCGTCGTC TGTCAAAAGGCCTACAACCACAAATGCAACAAAAACTATGAACAAAGAAGAGAGAACTTCCAGAATTCCAGTTCCAAAACGTGATTCTACTATCATCCCTAGGGCTCCAAGGAATGCTGCTACTATACGTGCAAGTGACGCAAAGAGTAATCAGGTTGCTCAAAGAGGCAATCAGGTTGCTCAAAGAG TTGTAAGTAATCCCAAAATGACTACGTCAAAGGGCTCGTCCATGAATGCAATAAGGGCTTTAAACAAGGATGTTAATGCAAGCAAATCTCTGAAGGCTAAAAACTCAATTCAACAACCGGGAAAATTG GCCAATCCAGTATTAAAAGTGAATTCCTCTCGTTGCCAACACGAGTCTGTCGATCCAAATGAGGGGTTAAAGGCGAGGGAAAATTCCTTGATTTCAAAACCTCTTCCTTCAAATGATGATGGCACCAAGAAAGTTTCTGCTTCCATTACTCAAAATGCTCCCCCTGATGGTCGCAGCATGCTTAATCCGACCCAAATGCCAAAGCCATCTGGTTTACGAATGCCATCACCGTCCATGGGATTTTTCGGGCAG AAAAAGGTTTCTTCATTCCAAAGCGTGCCCCCTGATGCTTCAGAATTGCACGACCTTTCCAAATCGAGCATTCCTAATGTGAGAATACGTGGTCCTTCAAACCCTATTTGTCAGTTGGCAACACTTGTACCTAGGAACGTTGTGAAAGCAAACCATGGTGAGGCTTCTGGAGAAACTAAGGTAGTTTCGTACTTAAGTTCGGGTAGTTCAATAGAACCTGTTTCCCATTATAGAGCGAAGTCCGCCTTGAAAGTAGCCAACATTCATTTAGGGAAAGTGGATGTGATCGGCGCTTCTACAATGAACAAGGCTTTGAGCGCCCATGGACTGGTGAAGCCTGATGTTCTGTCGCTTTCTAATCCTGTGTTGGAACATCTTGGAGATGTATCTAGAATAGATCATGAGATTAAGGACCAATTAGCTGGTGACTCTACCAAATCATATCTTGATGAAACGAACGAAAGCTGCTCACAAGGTATGCAAAATGCTCTTGATGATCAGTTAAGGGGTGCAAAACATTGCAATGAACAATCTTCCGAGCAAGTTGAGGTTCCAAACTCTTCTAACTGCAAGATTGAACGAACTTCTTCTGATCACCAAAAAGTAGGAATTGGAACTTGCAATTCACTCAAGAGAAGTAGAACTTCAATAGAATTTGACCATGGTACATTTGAAGATGTTAGTAACGATTCTAACGGTTGGGAGAGCTGTTCATTTGATCAGGATGAAGATTTGGAAACTCGTAAAATGAGAATATTACGGACAAGAAAAGCAGAACCATCTGACGTCGACCACTTCATTTCAAATGAATGCGACAACGCTATGCAGACCGCTACTGAATTGTCTAATTCAGACTCAATGCTTATTGATGATGAAAATCCAACTGGtccaattttgaataataaatcatTACAAGGAAACGGCTGTTCTCTAGCCTCCCAGAACGAGTTTTTGACAAAAGAAAGCAATGACATCTGTGAAAATAAAGTGGATAGTGATTACGATCTTTCTTCTATTCCACATTCAACAGCAGATGTTTGCAACAATTGTACAGATGAGATGGTAGACATTGTATCTGATATGCAGCAGAATCACACTTCCTTGGAAACAGAAGGGTATCAGAATGATCGTGGTGATGTAGAAATTGCCTGCAACGCTGACGTTGCTGAAACTCTACTAATAAGCCGAGACTTTCATTCAAGTGATACAGAAAATCAGCTGTATGAAGCCCACATACGCATTGAATCCGAACATGTACAAAATGAAGACAAACAAAATTCTCTTGTTCAATCATCAGTTAATGATTGTTGCATTGACCTGGTAGACGTTTCCCCAAAAAACAACCAAGGGAAGTGCTCTATTGATGACTTGTTGCATAGAAGCAATTCTGAAGAAATTATCACTGCTAGTGTCGTTGATAGTTCTGATGTATGCACGTCGGAAGGGCTTAGTAATTGTAATCAGATGGCATCACCCAAGGATAATAGCAGTATACATGAGGAGACACATGATACAAGGACGGGTGACAACATTTTAGAGTCACGGGAGCTCGAAGCATCATTAAGAAGTTCAAGTTGTTCAACTGCTAAATCATCCGAGGATGACAAAAGTGGTGAAGGTACATCTGAAACAATGAGTAAAATAACTTCCGAATCAAGAATGACATGCAATGATCAGTCATTTTGTTCGCCAACTAAAGATTTGGGTTCATCAATACCCAACGATGACACATTGTCTAGTGAAAATGTTCAACAGTATGCGGGAACTAAGGAATTGGACAATCACAAGTCTCCAGAGATGAATGAAATGTGCGGTACATACAATGACAATGCACAATCAGAAGCGACAACTTGCAACGATTCATTATTTTGTTCACCGACTAAAGATTTGGGTTCATCGGTACCCAATGATGACATATTGTCCAGGGAAAATGTTGAACAGTGTATGGAAACTAAAGAACTGGAGAACCACAATTCTCCAGAGATGAATGGAAACCTACtacatcaaaatgaaaatgagttCAACAGTGAAATGGATCACTTACTAAACACCGAAATGTGCAGCACATCCAACGACAATGCTCAATCGAAAGCAAAAACGACTTGCAACGATTCATCATTTTGTTCACCGACTAAAGATTTGGATTCATCAGTACCCCATGATGATATATTGTATATGGAAGCTAAAGAACTGGAGAACCACAGGTCTCCagagatgaatgaaaatgaGCTCAACAGTGAAATCGATCACCTCGTAGACACTGAAACGTCTGGTACAAACGACAATTCACAATCAATGGAGCT AAGAAAGTCTGAGGGTATTGGGAAGCAAAATGTTGGGAGAATTAAAACTTCAACAAATGCTGTTCCATTTTCTGAAGAATGGTTGGCTGCAATTGAAGCTGCTGGAGAG